From the Lolium rigidum isolate FL_2022 chromosome 2, APGP_CSIRO_Lrig_0.1, whole genome shotgun sequence genome, one window contains:
- the LOC124691881 gene encoding 30S ribosomal protein S21, chloroplastic-like, translated as MAAPTATSMLSALLQFPLAPFSGKSSAPSAVQMAPRRAPTAVHASKGYNVQIVVDEGEGEDSIFRRFRREVMKAGLLQEIKRRRRHENAKDIKIRKAREAGRRNRRRRMMDDRRFPEDEGDSEAVRTRRDEDNDNWEVSGIL; from the exons atggccgcccctACCGCTACTTCCATGCTGAGCGCGCTGCTCCAGTTTCCCCTTGCTCCGTTCTCCGGGAAGAGCTCCGCGCCGTCGGCGGTCCAAATGGCTCCCCGCCGTGCCCCTACGGCCGTGCACGCCTCGAAGGGCTACAACGTGCAGATCGTGGTGGACGAGGGGGAGGGTGAGGACTCCATCTTCCGTAGGTTCAGGCGGGAGGTGATGAAGGCCGGCCTGCTCCAGGAGATCAAGCGCCGCCGGAGGCACGAGAACGCCAAGGACATCAAGATCCGCAAGGCCCGCGAGGCCGGCCGCCGCAACCGCCGCAG GCGTATGATGGATGACCGCAGGTtcccagaagacgagggagactcAGAGGCTGTGAGAACCCGCCGCGATGAGGACAATGACAACTGGGAAGTTAGCGGTATTCTGTGA